The genomic segment CTGCTTGTCAGAAACGCGTACCGCTCGATCACCCGGGAAACGCGTGCCACTCGATCCCCGAACCTTTGAACGCCCGTCCCCCGAAAGGCTGTTGTCTTGAGTACCGAAGCGTTCGTCTACGACGCGATCCGCACCCCGCGTGGTCGCGGCAAGGCCAATGGGGCCCTGCACGGCACCAAGCCGATCGACCTGGTCGTCGGCCTCATCCACGAGATCCGCGCCCGCTTCCCCGGCCTGGACCCGGCGGCCATCGACGACATCGTCCTCGGTGTCGTCAGCCCGCTCGGGGACCAGGGCTCCGACATCGCACGGATCGCGGCCATCGCGGCGGGACTTCCGGACTCCGTCGCAGGCGTCCAGGAGAACCGCTTCTGTGCCTCCGGCCTCGAAGCCGTCAACCTCGCTGCCGCGAAGGTCCGTTCGGGCTGGGAGGACCTCGTCCTCGCCGGTGGCGTCGAGTCCATGTCCCGCGTCCCCATGGGCTCGGACGGCGGCGCCTGGGCGATGGACCCGATGACCAGCTTCGAGACCGGCTTCGCCCCGCAGGGGATCGGCGCCGACCTCATCGCCACCGTCGAGGGCTTCTCCCGCCGCGACGTCGACGAGTACGCCGCCCTCTCCCAGGAGCGCGCCGCCGAGGCGTGGAAGGAGGGCCGCTTCGCCCGTTCGGTGGTCCCCGTCAAGGACCGCAACGGCCTCGTCGTCCTCGACCACGACGAGCACCTGCGCCCCGGCACC from the Streptomyces sp. NBC_01335 genome contains:
- a CDS encoding acetyl-CoA C-acetyltransferase — translated: MSTEAFVYDAIRTPRGRGKANGALHGTKPIDLVVGLIHEIRARFPGLDPAAIDDIVLGVVSPLGDQGSDIARIAAIAAGLPDSVAGVQENRFCASGLEAVNLAAAKVRSGWEDLVLAGGVESMSRVPMGSDGGAWAMDPMTSFETGFAPQGIGADLIATVEGFSRRDVDEYAALSQERAAEAWKEGRFARSVVPVKDRNGLVVLDHDEHLRPGTTADSLAALKPSFATIGEMGGFDAVALQKYHWVEKIDHVHHAGNSSGIVDGAALVAIGSKEVGERYGLTPRARIVSAAVSGSEPTIMLTGPAPASRKALAKAGLTIDDIDLIEINEAFAGVVLRFVRDMGIGLDKVNVNGGAIALGHPLGATGAMILGTVVDELERRDLRYGLVTLCVGGGMGVATVVERV